In Streptomyces erythrochromogenes, the DNA window CTCTCCGGCATCGCGACGGCCACCCGCCGCTGGGCCGACGTCCTGGAGGGCACGAAGGCCAGGGTCCGCGACACCCGCAAGACCACGCCGGGCCTGCGTTCGCTGGAGAAGTACGCGGTCCGCTGCGGCGGCGGCGTCAACCACCGCATGTCCCTGTCGGACGCGGCGCTGGTGAAGGACAACCACGTGGTGGCCGCCGGCGGCGTCGCGCAGGCCTTCAACGCGGTGCGCGAGGCGTTCCCGGACGTCCCGATCGAGGTCGAGGTCGACACGATGCACCAGGTCCGTGAGGTCCTGGACGCGGGCGCCGACCTGATCCTGCTGGACAACTTCACGGTTCCGGAGACCGAGGAGGCCGTCACGCTGGTGGCCGGCCGCGCGGTGCTGGAGTCCTCGGGCCGGCTGACGCTGGACACCGCCCGCGCGTACGCGGACACCGGGGTGGACTACCTGGCGGTCGGCGGGCTGACCCACTCCTCGCCGATCCTGGACATCGGTCTCGATCTGCGCGAGGCGGTGTAACCCGTGCTGCTCACCATCGACGTAGGCAACACCCACACGGTCCTGGGCCTGTTCGACGGTGACGAGATCGTCGAGCACTGGCGCATCTCGACCGACCCGCAGCGCACGGCCGACGAGATGGCCGTGCTGATGCAGGGGCTGATGGGCATGCACCCGATGCTCGGCAGCGAGCTGGGCGACGGGATCCACGGCATCGCGATCTGCTCGGCGGTGCCGTCGGTCCTGCACGAGCTCCGCGAGGTGACCCGCCGCTACTACGGCGACGTGCCCGCTGTGATCGTGGAGCCGGGCACGAAGACGGGCGTGCCGATCCTGATGGACAACCCGAAGGAGGTCGGCGCGGACCGCATCGTGAACGCGGTCGCGGTGGTCGAGCTCTACGGGGGCCCGGCGATCGTGGTGGACCTCGGTACGGCGACCACCTTCGACGCGGTGTCCGCGAAGGGCGAGTACGTGGGCGGGGTGATCTCCCCGGGCATCGAGATCTCGATGGACGCGCTCGGCGTACGGGGCGCCCAGCTGCGCAAGATCGAGCTGGCCCGGCCGCGCCACGTGATCGGCAAGTCCACGGTCGAGGCGATGCAGTCGGGCGTGATCTACGGTTTCGCGGGTCAGGTCGACGGGGTCGTGGCCCGGATGGCCAAGGAGCTGGCCGGGCCGAACGGCGATCCGGACGACGTCCGGGTCATCGCGACCGGCGGTCTGGCCCCGATGGTGCTCGGCGAGTCGTCGGTGATCGACGACCACGAGCCGTGGCTGACGCTGATCGGGCTGCGGCTGGTGTACCAGCGCAACGTGCCGAACTTCGAGTAGTCGGGTGGCCCGGTCCCTGCCTTCGGGGGCGGGACCGGGACCCCGCCGCGGGCGGCCGGCCGTGCGTCAGCACGGGTGCGGGCGGGTCAGCATCCGGCGCAGGGCGGCACGCCAGGGGCGGCGGGCCTCGCCGCCGTCCAGGACGGCCTGGAACTGCTGGTAGGAGCGGGCGGCGCGGACGACGGCCACGTCGTCGCGCCCGGGCGGCGGGGGCATGGGGTCCCCGTGCTGGGACGCGCGGTAGGTGTCGATGAGGTACTGCTCGATCGCTGTCATGACTCCACCCTCACCCCGTCGGCCCCGCCGCGCACGACGGTTGACGTTCCCCGTCAACCGTCCGGCCGGAAAGCGCCCGCGGGGCCGTCGGCAGCGCGGCCGCGGGGGCGGTCGTACGCCGGTCGTGATCACTCGACCGGCGGCCGCGCCGGGGCCCGCGCGGCCACCCGTACGGCAGGCGCCGGGTGCCCGGACCGGACGCCCCCGACGTGCGGGAACGGACAGAATGGCCCGATGAGCGTCACCATCGACATCGCCGGGCTCCCCCAGGAGCGGATCACCTTCGCGCCCTCCCCGCTCGCGGAGCTCTGCATGGCCCTGCACGCTCTCTCGCAGCCGTCGCACCACCCGCGGCTCGCCTCCTGGACGACCGCCACCTCCGCCTCGCTCGATCCGTGTCTCGCGGACCGCCTGCTGGAGGCCGAGTTCATGTGGCGCAGTTCCTTCTCCGACATCTTCATGGCCTTCGCCGGGGTCCCCGGTGGGTCCGGACGGCCGGCGGCGACGCTCGCCGAGGAGCTCGACGTGGTCGACCGGCTGGACGACGAGCGGTTCGTGGGGGCCGCCCTGGAGCACTGCTGGCTGGGGCTCTACAACGAGGGCGGCGGGCCCTCGCCGCTGAAGGACGCGGCGGCCCGGGCCAGGGCGCTGGAGGCGGCCGCCGCCCGCGGCCCCGGCCCCCTGGCCTTCTCCGTGCGGCTGCTGGACGACACCGCGGCCGTGCGGGTGTGGCTCAGGCGGCTCCTGGAGGACTGCGACGAGGCGTTCTTCGCCGAGACGTGGAAGCGCCTTGAGCCCGGGCAGAGCGCCGACGCCCGGCACAAGGCCGAGCTGCTGCGCCGCAAGGGCCTGCCGGCCGCGCTGAAGGACGTCTCGACGGCGCTGAGCGTCGACGAGGGCCTCACGACCGTCACCGCCGACAAGATGGTCCACGGGACCACCACGGCCACCGATCCCCGAATAGGCAGCGGCCTCGTCTTCGTGCCGACCGACTTCGGCTGGCCGCACCTGCTGGTGCTGCACGCACCGCGGTGGCGGCCGGTGGTCCACTATCCGCTCGACACCCCCGGGCCGGCCTCCGGGCCGGGCTCGGTGGAGCTGCTCCAGCGGCGGATGGAGGCACTGGCGCACCCGATGCGGATGATGCTGTGCCGGAGTCTGGCCCGGGCGCCGTACACGACGAGCGAACTGGCGAACGTGTACGGGATCACCGCGCCGGAGGTGTCGCGGCACCTGGCCGTCCTGAAAAGGGCCGGTCTGATGCATACGCGGAGGCAAGGCCGCTATGCCCAACACCAGTTGGATCTGGGTGCTGTCGCCCGCATCGGGTCCGACTTCATCGAGGGCATCCTCCGGTAGGTCCTCCGACGGGACCAACCGGCAGGTGGATGGCCGGATTTGACCGGCCCAGACTCACCGATATACGGAATTCATAAACCGAAATCAGCGAAAACTCTGGCCATGATGGCCGCTTGCTGTCTAACGTGCGCTCACTGTTCCCCCACGTAACGCGCACCGCGTCCGCAGGACCGGCCCGCCGCGTTCCGCTGCGCTGTGCCTGCTCCGCCCTGTCGTGCCCCGCTACGCCTGCCCTGCTCGCCTGTCGTGGAAGGACCTTCATGCCCTCACGCCGTATAGCCGCAGCAACCGCCGCCCTGGCAGCCGCGGCCCTCGTCTCTCCCCTGCTGCTCGCCGGACCGGCCGGTGCCACCGGAAGCCCGCAGAGCGATGCCGCCAAGGCGGACGCGCTGGCCCGGAAGCTGGTCAAGGACGCGACCGGCAAGGGAGCCTTCAACCACCTCAAGGTCCTGCAGTCGATCGCCGACTACAACAACGGCAACCGGGCGGCCGGTTCCAAGGGCCACGAGCAGTCGGCCAAGTACGTCGAGGCCGTGATGAAGGCGGCCGGCTACAAGGTCACCCGCAACGAGTTCGACTTCGTCTTCGTCGAGACCATCGAGGAGAAGCTCACCGTCAACGGTGCGAACGGGCGCGACGTCCCGATCCACCTGATGACGTACACGGCGAACTCCCCCGAGGGCGGTGTGACGGCCCCGGTCGCCGTCGCCCCGGTCGACGCGGACGGGACCAACGGCTGCGAGCCCGGCGACTTCGCCGCCGGCGCCTTCACCGGCAAGATCGCCCTGGTCAAGCGCGGCGGCTGCACCTTCGCGGTGAAGCAGCAGAACGCGGCGGCCGCCGGTGCGGTCGGCGCGGTCATCTACAACAACACCGCGGGCGCCCTGAACGGCACCATCGGCGACCCGGCCGCGGGCAAGGTCCCCACGGGCGGCATCACCCAGGAGGACGGCGAGAAGCTGGCCGCCGAGGCCGCCGCCGGCCCGGTCGAGCTCACCCTCGACATCCGCGAGCTGCGGGAGAACCGCAAGACCTTCAACGTCGTCGCCGAGACCAAGGGCGGCGACGAGAACAACACGGTCTTCCTCGGCGCCCACCTCGACTCGGTCGCGGCCGGGCCGGGCATCAACGACAACGGATCCGGCTCCGCCGGCATCCTCCAGGTCGCCCAGCGGCTCGCGAGCGAGCAGAAGAAGATCAAGAACAAGGTCAAGTTCGCCTGGTGGTCGGCGGAGGAGTTCGGCCTGCTCGGCTCCGAGGCCTACGTCGCCGGTCTGACCGACGCCCAGAAGAAGCAGATCAAGCTCTACCTCAACTTCGACATGATCGGCTCGCCGAACGCCGCGTACTTCGTGTACGACGGCGACGACTCGGACGGCGTCGGCGCTGGCCCGGGCCCGGAGGGCTCCGCCCAGCTGGAGAAGGGGATCACCGACTTCCTCGACTCCAAGAAGATCCCGCACGCCGGCACGGACTTCTCCGGCCGCTCGGACTACGGCCCGTTCATCGAGGTCGGCATCCCCTCCGGCGGCACCTTCACCGGCGCCGAGGGCATCAAGACGCCCGAAGAGGCCGCGAAGTTCGGCGGCCAGGCCGGTGTCGCCTACGACGTGAACTACCACGGCAAGGGTGACGACATCACCAACATCGACCAGAAGGCGCTCGACATCAACGTCGACGTCATCGCGGACGCGGTCGGCCACTACGCCTACGACCTCGCCCCGCTGTCGAAGCCGGTCGTCTCGACGCCGACCCCCGGCGGCAGCGGCGGTGGCGGCGGTCTGCACCCGGGCCACGACGAGGTCAAGCAGTAGCCTTCGGCGCCAGCGCGGTGTCATGAGGAGGGGCCGGATCCCGATCGGGGTCCGGCCCCTCCCCCGTGTCCGCCACCGGCCGGCTGCTCCTGCGGACGCGGGCCGCGCAGCTCAGGCCCGCGTCGGCTCGGACTCCGGCCCCGGCCCCCGCCCCGGCCCCGGCCCCGGCCAGGGGGGCACGCCCACCGGCTGGACCAGCCAGCCGAAGGCGCCCAGGCCGGAGCGGGAGGTCAGCTCCGCCGCCTCGCCGGCCGAGGCCAGGGCCCGTACGTAGGCCGCCGGATCCGAGGAGGCCAGGGCGAGCGGGGGCCGCTCACCCGAGACCCCGAGAGCGGTCAGGGCCTCGCGCTGGGTCAGCAGCACCGATCCCGGCCCGGCGCAGGCGTCCAGCGCCACGTGGGCGGTGACGTCGCAGCTGCCGTCCGGGACGGCCGGAACCTCCCGGCCGCCCCGGAAGCCCGTCAGGGTGCCGAACGGGGGCCGGGCCTGCCGGGTGTGGGCGTAGTCCACCGCCACCGCCAGGCCCCGCTCCAGGCTCCCGGCGGCCGCCGCCCAGGCCTCGTCGCGCGGGCGGCCGATCTCCGCGCGGCCGCCGCCCGGCCACCACCGCTCCAGCCAGGCCCGGTCCGCGTCCTCCAGCGGGCCGCCGCGGCTCTCCGTACCGTCCGGCGCGACCAGGACGTAGTGTCCGTCCTCGGCGACGTCGAGGGGGACGTTGTCCAGCCATTCGTTGGCGAAGAGCAGCCCGGTCACCCCCTCGGGCACCTCCCCGGTCCAGCGGATCCGCGGGTCGAGCCCCTCGGGCCGCCCGGCCCGTTCCACGGCGTACGGGCGCACGCGCGCGGCCGTTCCCGGGTCCAGCGCGGCGAGCACCCCCGACAGCAGCTCCGCCCGGCCGGCCCCCACGTCGACGAGGTCGAGCTCGCGCGGCCGCCCGAGCTCCGCGTCCACCCACCGCAGCAGCCGGGCCACGGCCCCCGCGAACAGGGCGGAGGCGTGCACGGAGGTACGGAAGTGGCCGGCCGGACCCGGGCCTGCGGGGCGCACGTAGAAGCCGCCGGGCCCGTACAGCGCGGCGTCCATCGCAACTCGCCACCGGACCGCAGCGGTGGGTTCACCAGGAGTGCTCATCACCGAAGGCTATGCTCACCCTCCACCTTGGGGAGTATGTCCCCGGTGTCAGGTTCGGACCTCTGGTTGACTCCAGCACCTATCACCGTTCCCTACTCTGGGTTACGTGCAGCGCCTCTACGACTTCCTCCGCAGACACCCGACGGGCGTCGACAGCTTCTGGGCTGTGCTCTTCTTCGGGGTCTCGATGCTGAACGTCACGGGCGAGCCCGACATCAGCCGACCCCTGAAGATCGCCGCCGTCCCCGTGGTGATCGCTCTGAGCACGGCCCTGGCCCTGCGCCGCAAGTGGACGCAGGCGATGTTCTGGCTCACCCTCGGGGCGGGTCTGCTCCAGCTGGGCGCGGGGATCGTCGCGGGGTTCTACGACATCGCCATGTTCGTGATCCTCTACACGGTCGCCGCGAGCGAGGTCCCGCGCTGGGTCTCGCGCACCGCCCTGGGCTGGGGGCTGGTGGCCGCGCCGCTCTACTTCCTGCGGTACGGCGTGGACAAGGGCACCAACGACGTCGACAACGTCCTCTTCGCTATCTTCATGATCGTCCCCTTCGTCCTGGCCTGGGTGCTGGGCGACTCCCTGCGCACCCGGCGGGCCTATTACGCCCAGCTGGTCGAGCGCAACCACCGGCTGGAGAAGGAGCGCGAGGCCCAGTCCAAGGTGGCCGTGGCCGCCGAGCGCGCCCGGATCGCCCGCGAGCTGCACGACGTCGTCGCCCACAACGTCTCGGTGATGGTGGTCCAGGCGGACGGCGCCGCGTACGTCATGGACGTGGCCCCCGAGCAGGCCAAGGAGGCCCTCCAGACCATCTCCGGCACCGGCCGCCAGGCCCTCGCCGAGATGCGCCGGCTGCTCGGCGTCCTGCGCACGGGCGAGCCCCAGGAGTCCGAGGACTACGTGCCGCAGCCCGACGTCGAGCAGATCGAGGTCCTGGTCGAGCAGGTGCGGGCGGCCGGGCTCACGGTGGACTTCGAGGTCGAGGGCGCCCCGCGGCAGCTGCCCAGCGGCGTCGAGCTGACGGCGTACCGGATCGTGCAGGAGGCGCTGACCAACACCCGCAAGCACGGCGGCCCCGACGCGAAGGCCAGCGTCCGCCTGGTCTATTTCGACGACGGGCTCGGCCTGCTGGTCGAGGACGACGGCCGCGGCGCGGCCCACGAGCTGTACGAGGACGGCGGCGCGGACGGCGCCGGACACGGGCTGATCGGCATGCGCGAGCGGATCGGTATGGTCGGCGGAACCCTGGACGCGGGGCCGCGGCCCGGTGGCGGCTTCCGGATCAGCGCACTGCTGCCCCTGAAGAAGAGATGACGAGGACGAGGTAACTGATGTCCATCCGAGTGATGCTGGTCGACGACCAGGTCCTGCTGCGCACCGGCTTCCGCATGGTGCTCGCCGCCCAGCCGGACATGGAGGTCGTCGCCGAGGCGGGCGACGGCCTGGAGGCGCTGGAGGTGCTGCGGGCCACGAAGGTGGACGTGGTGCTGATGGACGTCCGCATGCCGAGGCTCGACGGCGTCGAGGCGACGCGGCGGATCTGCGAGCTTGCGGAACACCCGAAGGTGATCATCCTGACCACCTTCGACCTGGACGAGTACGCCTTCTCGGGCCTGAAGGCGGGCGCGAGCGGCTTCATGCTGAAGGACGTGCCGCCGGCCGAACTGCTCGGCGCCATCCGCTCGGTGCACAGCGGGGACGCGGTGGTGGCCCCGTCCACGACGCGGCGCCTGCTGGACCGCTTCGCGCCGATGCTGCCGACGACGACGCAGGAGCCGGAGCACAAGGAGATCGAGCGGCTGACGGAGCGCGAGCGCGAGGTCATGCTGCTGGTGGCACAGGGGCTGTCGAACGGCGAGATCGCGGCGCGGCTGGTCCTGTCGGAGGCGACGGTGAAGACCCACGTGGGCCGCATCCTGACCAAGCTGGGCCTGCGCGACCGGGTGCAGGTGGTGGTCCTGGCCTACGAGACGGGCCTGGTCCGCGCGGGCGGCGGGGCCGGCTAGTGCCCCGGTGGTGGCGCGTCTCGTTCAGGCGGACGAGGACACCGTCCGCCGCGTGACGGAACGCCTCGCGGCCGATCCGGATCGGCCGCGAGGCCCTGCGGGTGCCTACGGGCCCGCCGTCAACGCGTCAGACGGAAATGAACGATGGTGGCGTCATCGGTTGATTCGATGTCGGGGTAGTGGAACCGCAGCCTGTCCTGCAGCTCGGCGAGATCACGAAACCCGTCGGCGACAGCGTCCGCCTCGGTCAACTCGGCAACGCTCTTGGAAGTGATCCGAGTGACCACACCGGAGAGCACCACCTCGTCATCCAACTCGAACACCATGTTCACCGGGCCCGTCTCCACCGGGTCACGGAACCGCACCGTGGTCGTCTTCCGCCCGGTGCGTACAGCCTCGAGATAGGCGCGATGGAAATGCAGGGTCTGCATCGCGGCCGAGCACGGCGCTCCGTCGGACGCTGCGGACTGCTCCCCCCAGACGTAGGCATGGGGCAGGAGATCGGTGATCGCGACACTGCGAATGCCGCCGGCTGCCGGCACGAGGACGCGGATACCCGGGTGGTGGTCGAGCAGGACCTGCCGGTCCCGGCCACACGGCGCGAGCACGCCGCGCCCCCTATCACCGACGGCAGCAATCGCCGTCAGCTCGCGTGCTCCCGCAGCACGCGCATGCCCGAGCGCCACCAACTCCGCGCAAGGTCCGCCGGTGAAGTGATAGAGGTTGATACCACCGAACATCCGGCCCTGTGCGTCTCTCACGGCTGCCCCGACGGTGTGCACCTCACCGTCACCGTTGGTCTCGACGACGCGCTGGGCGAACTCGACCAGCTCCAGGTCTTCTTCCGTCGGCAGATTCATCGTGCTGTCCATCCGACAGACACTACTCATGCAACGTTCCCGAGCCATGTGACCCGGTGAACGTCCGCGATCAGAGCACTGGCCGGCCTCACGCCTGCAGGTCGGTCTGCGTCATCCAGCGGTCCGGGCGGGCGCTCGCGCGGGAGGTGTGGGAGCGGGCGGCCTGGTCGTGCAGGAGCCGCGCGGCCTCGGAGGCCGCCCGCAGCCGGGCGGTGACCGTGCCGTTCGCGCCGGTGTCCACGTGGACGTCGGCGACGCCGCGGGCGCGGGCCCACGGGCCCTGGGAGAAGCGGACGCTCTGCACCTTGGCGTGCGGGACGATCTCCGTACGCCGGCACAGGCGGCCGTGCCGGGCGGCGAACACCTCCGGGGAGAGCGCCAGGGCGTAGCCCTTCCACCACACCGGGACCACCCAGCGCGATCCGGTGTCCGGGGAGCCCGAGAAGGACAGGCCCGCCAGGTCCACCCCGGGCAGGACGCGGGCGATCACGGCGTACGCGGCGGCCCGGGAGGCCACCGGCACCAGGACCTCGTTCTTCGACCCGGCCACGGCCAGCTCCACGCGGACCCGGTCGCTGCGCCGCCACAGCAGCGGCTCCACGATCCGTACGGTCTGCACGCGGCCCGGCGGCACGGTCTCGTGGGCGCGGTCCAGCATCCCGTGGTCCAGGCGCAGCCCGTCCGGGGACTCGGCGACCCGCCAGTCGTACTCGGTGAGGAAGCGGCCGACGGTGGCCGCCCAGACCCCGCCCAGCATCGGCAGGAGGGTGACGACGGCCGCCCACGGGCTGGAGCTGATCCACCACACGAAGAACGGCGCGATGATCCCGCCGGCCAGCGCGGCCCAGACGCCGAGGCTGAGCGCCAGCGAGACGGCGAGCTCGCGCGGGGTCACCCGCAGCAGTTCGCGCTGCGGGGCCTCGCCGAGGCGCACCGCCTCCTCGGGGGCGAAGCCGGCGGCGCGTGCCAGGAGCTCGGCGCGCAGGGCGACGGCCTCCTGCTCGCCGAGGAAGGACAGCTGGTCCTTCTCCTCGGTGCCGATGACGTCGAGGCGCAGGCTCGCGACTCCGGTCAGCCGGGCCAGCAGGGGCCGGGTGACGTCGACGGCCTGGAGCCGGTCCAGCCGGATGTGCGCGGTGCGGCGGAAGAGCAGCCCGGTGCGGATGCGCAGTTCGGTGTCGGTCACGGCGTAGTGGGTGAACCACCAGCTCAGGAAGCCGTACACGCCGAACATCAGGACGACGCCGACCAGCGTCGCCAGCCGTAGGAGCGTGGAGAGGTCCGCCACCCAGCGCGCCGCCCGGTCGCCCTGCTGGGCGAGGATGCCGACGGTCGCGGCGATCGGCACCCAGGCGCGGCGCAGCGGCGTGAAGGGGTGCAGCCGGCGCTCGGCCCCCGGCCCGCCACCGGCGGGACCGGCAGGAGGGGCGGGAGGGGTACCGGCGGGGCCGGCCGGGTCGGCGCTCACAGGCCCGCCGACCTTGCCTCGCCGAGGGCGGCGAGCCGGTCGCGCAGCCGCTCCGCCTCGGCCGGCACCAGCCCGGGGATCCGGGCGTCGGTGGCCGCCGCCGCCGTGTGCAGCTGGAGGGAGGCCAGGCCGAAGCGCCGCTCCAGCGGGCCCGAGGTGACCTCGACCAGCTGCATCCGGCCGTACGGGACCACGGTCTGCTCCCGCCACAGCACCCCCCGGCTGATCAGCAGGTCGTCGGCGCGCTCGGCGTACCGCCAGGACCGCCAGTTGCGGCCGATGAGCACCCAGCCCCAGGCCCCCACGGCGAGCCAGAACGCCCCCACCGCCGCCCACGCCGGCCCCACGAGCAGGCCGAGCAGCAGCCCGGTCGCCACCGCCAGCAGACAGGTCCAGCCCACGAGCAGCGTCCGCCGCAGGGTGAGCAGCCCGCCCGGCAGCCCGACCCAGCCGGGCTCGCCCGTCTCACCCTTCGTCCCCGTATCCATCCCCCCACCTTAGGACTGAGACAATGCCCGCATGACGGAGACCACGGTCGGCATCGGCGGAGCGGCGGAGAGCACCGACATGGTGCTCAACATCGGCCCCCAGCACCCTTCCACGCACGGCGTGCTGCGCCTGCGCCTCGTCCTGG includes these proteins:
- a CDS encoding DUF5937 family protein gives rise to the protein MSVTIDIAGLPQERITFAPSPLAELCMALHALSQPSHHPRLASWTTATSASLDPCLADRLLEAEFMWRSSFSDIFMAFAGVPGGSGRPAATLAEELDVVDRLDDERFVGAALEHCWLGLYNEGGGPSPLKDAAARARALEAAAARGPGPLAFSVRLLDDTAAVRVWLRRLLEDCDEAFFAETWKRLEPGQSADARHKAELLRRKGLPAALKDVSTALSVDEGLTTVTADKMVHGTTTATDPRIGSGLVFVPTDFGWPHLLVLHAPRWRPVVHYPLDTPGPASGPGSVELLQRRMEALAHPMRMMLCRSLARAPYTTSELANVYGITAPEVSRHLAVLKRAGLMHTRRQGRYAQHQLDLGAVARIGSDFIEGILR
- a CDS encoding response regulator transcription factor → MSIRVMLVDDQVLLRTGFRMVLAAQPDMEVVAEAGDGLEALEVLRATKVDVVLMDVRMPRLDGVEATRRICELAEHPKVIILTTFDLDEYAFSGLKAGASGFMLKDVPPAELLGAIRSVHSGDAVVAPSTTRRLLDRFAPMLPTTTQEPEHKEIERLTEREREVMLLVAQGLSNGEIAARLVLSEATVKTHVGRILTKLGLRDRVQVVVLAYETGLVRAGGGAG
- a CDS encoding sensor histidine kinase; this translates as MQRLYDFLRRHPTGVDSFWAVLFFGVSMLNVTGEPDISRPLKIAAVPVVIALSTALALRRKWTQAMFWLTLGAGLLQLGAGIVAGFYDIAMFVILYTVAASEVPRWVSRTALGWGLVAAPLYFLRYGVDKGTNDVDNVLFAIFMIVPFVLAWVLGDSLRTRRAYYAQLVERNHRLEKEREAQSKVAVAAERARIARELHDVVAHNVSVMVVQADGAAYVMDVAPEQAKEALQTISGTGRQALAEMRRLLGVLRTGEPQESEDYVPQPDVEQIEVLVEQVRAAGLTVDFEVEGAPRQLPSGVELTAYRIVQEALTNTRKHGGPDAKASVRLVYFDDGLGLLVEDDGRGAAHELYEDGGADGAGHGLIGMRERIGMVGGTLDAGPRPGGGFRISALLPLKKR
- a CDS encoding M28 family metallopeptidase, which encodes MPSRRIAAATAALAAAALVSPLLLAGPAGATGSPQSDAAKADALARKLVKDATGKGAFNHLKVLQSIADYNNGNRAAGSKGHEQSAKYVEAVMKAAGYKVTRNEFDFVFVETIEEKLTVNGANGRDVPIHLMTYTANSPEGGVTAPVAVAPVDADGTNGCEPGDFAAGAFTGKIALVKRGGCTFAVKQQNAAAAGAVGAVIYNNTAGALNGTIGDPAAGKVPTGGITQEDGEKLAAEAAAGPVELTLDIRELRENRKTFNVVAETKGGDENNTVFLGAHLDSVAAGPGINDNGSGSAGILQVAQRLASEQKKIKNKVKFAWWSAEEFGLLGSEAYVAGLTDAQKKQIKLYLNFDMIGSPNAAYFVYDGDDSDGVGAGPGPEGSAQLEKGITDFLDSKKIPHAGTDFSGRSDYGPFIEVGIPSGGTFTGAEGIKTPEEAAKFGGQAGVAYDVNYHGKGDDITNIDQKALDINVDVIADAVGHYAYDLAPLSKPVVSTPTPGGSGGGGGLHPGHDEVKQ
- a CDS encoding PH domain-containing protein yields the protein MSADPAGPAGTPPAPPAGPAGGGPGAERRLHPFTPLRRAWVPIAATVGILAQQGDRAARWVADLSTLLRLATLVGVVLMFGVYGFLSWWFTHYAVTDTELRIRTGLLFRRTAHIRLDRLQAVDVTRPLLARLTGVASLRLDVIGTEEKDQLSFLGEQEAVALRAELLARAAGFAPEEAVRLGEAPQRELLRVTPRELAVSLALSLGVWAALAGGIIAPFFVWWISSSPWAAVVTLLPMLGGVWAATVGRFLTEYDWRVAESPDGLRLDHGMLDRAHETVPPGRVQTVRIVEPLLWRRSDRVRVELAVAGSKNEVLVPVASRAAAYAVIARVLPGVDLAGLSFSGSPDTGSRWVVPVWWKGYALALSPEVFAARHGRLCRRTEIVPHAKVQSVRFSQGPWARARGVADVHVDTGANGTVTARLRAASEAARLLHDQAARSHTSRASARPDRWMTQTDLQA
- a CDS encoding SAM-dependent methyltransferase, whose product is MSTPGEPTAAVRWRVAMDAALYGPGGFYVRPAGPGPAGHFRTSVHASALFAGAVARLLRWVDAELGRPRELDLVDVGAGRAELLSGVLAALDPGTAARVRPYAVERAGRPEGLDPRIRWTGEVPEGVTGLLFANEWLDNVPLDVAEDGHYVLVAPDGTESRGGPLEDADRAWLERWWPGGGRAEIGRPRDEAWAAAAGSLERGLAVAVDYAHTRQARPPFGTLTGFRGGREVPAVPDGSCDVTAHVALDACAGPGSVLLTQREALTALGVSGERPPLALASSDPAAYVRALASAGEAAELTSRSGLGAFGWLVQPVGVPPWPGPGPGRGPGPESEPTRA
- a CDS encoding ASCH domain-containing protein — encoded protein: MDSTMNLPTEEDLELVEFAQRVVETNGDGEVHTVGAAVRDAQGRMFGGINLYHFTGGPCAELVALGHARAAGARELTAIAAVGDRGRGVLAPCGRDRQVLLDHHPGIRVLVPAAGGIRSVAITDLLPHAYVWGEQSAASDGAPCSAAMQTLHFHRAYLEAVRTGRKTTTVRFRDPVETGPVNMVFELDDEVVLSGVVTRITSKSVAELTEADAVADGFRDLAELQDRLRFHYPDIESTDDATIVHFRLTR
- a CDS encoding PH domain-containing protein, whose amino-acid sequence is MDTGTKGETGEPGWVGLPGGLLTLRRTLLVGWTCLLAVATGLLLGLLVGPAWAAVGAFWLAVGAWGWVLIGRNWRSWRYAERADDLLISRGVLWREQTVVPYGRMQLVEVTSGPLERRFGLASLQLHTAAAATDARIPGLVPAEAERLRDRLAALGEARSAGL
- a CDS encoding type III pantothenate kinase, which translates into the protein MLLTIDVGNTHTVLGLFDGDEIVEHWRISTDPQRTADEMAVLMQGLMGMHPMLGSELGDGIHGIAICSAVPSVLHELREVTRRYYGDVPAVIVEPGTKTGVPILMDNPKEVGADRIVNAVAVVELYGGPAIVVDLGTATTFDAVSAKGEYVGGVISPGIEISMDALGVRGAQLRKIELARPRHVIGKSTVEAMQSGVIYGFAGQVDGVVARMAKELAGPNGDPDDVRVIATGGLAPMVLGESSVIDDHEPWLTLIGLRLVYQRNVPNFE
- the nadC gene encoding carboxylating nicotinate-nucleotide diphosphorylase, with the protein product MSTPELPLIDQNDGGCGDDCACGDGEESGLDPALAELLADAGLDPVEVEDIAHMALSEDLDGGVDVTTVATVPEDAEAVADFVAREDGVVAGLRIAEAVFSVVCTEAFEVERHAEDGDTVKAGEVLLSVRARTRDLLTAERSALNILCRLSGIATATRRWADVLEGTKARVRDTRKTTPGLRSLEKYAVRCGGGVNHRMSLSDAALVKDNHVVAAGGVAQAFNAVREAFPDVPIEVEVDTMHQVREVLDAGADLILLDNFTVPETEEAVTLVAGRAVLESSGRLTLDTARAYADTGVDYLAVGGLTHSSPILDIGLDLREAV